Proteins encoded by one window of Cannabis sativa cultivar Pink pepper isolate KNU-18-1 chromosome 4, ASM2916894v1, whole genome shotgun sequence:
- the LOC115725146 gene encoding receptor-like protein 48 produces the protein MPSSSLCHPHESSALLHFKNSFTIFNHSLSYLEYYGITNPNSTISWDISKDCYRWSGVTCDDITGHVIHLDLKCSGLEGILDSNNTLFSLSHLQSLILSWNEFYPSTISSEFGKFSNIVHLDLYGSGFSGQVPLQLSLDIVRDNSWCPDSGATLLTMQLINKSIWVGIIIGEGAISGTGTLTFQDHMGHHLGILLISISDFSPLFFAGMLEAVVAALLINIYIVCLYQLYDIDIDKVNKPYLPLASPEYSIQTGVTSRLLHALLSCYGKHLSKRILLFYYVFILNRNTTKLH, from the exons aTGCCTTCTTCTTCATTGTGCCATCCCCATGAAAGCTCTGCTTTGCTCCACTTTAAAAACTCTTTCACCATCTTCAATCATTCATTATCATATTTGGAATATTATGGCATAACCAATCCTAATAGTACAATTTCATGGGACATAAGCAAGGATTGCTACAGATGGAGTGGAGTCACGTGCGATGACATCACAGGCCACGTGATACATCTTGACCTCAAATGCAGTGGGCTTGAAGGCATTCTTGACTCCAACAacactcttttctctctctctcatctccAATCTCTTATTCTCTCTTGGAATGAGTTTTATCCTTCCACAATTTCATCTGAATTTGGTAAGTTTTCAAATATTGTTCACCTTGACCTTTATGGGTCTGGTTTCAGTGGCCAAGTCCCTCTCCAATTGTCTTTAGATATTGTTCGAGACAACAGTTGGTGTCCAGACTCAGGGGCTACTCTACTGACTATGCAGTTGATCAACAAATCCATATGG GTGGGAATAATAATTGGAGAAGGTGCAATCTCAGGAACAGGAACGTTGACTTTTCAG GATCATATGGGGCATCATTTGGGCATTTTATTAATCTCAATTTCAGACTTTTCTCCATTATTTTTTGCTGGGATGTTGGAG GCTGTTGTGGCTGCTCtcttaataaatatttacattgtttgtttatatCAACTGTATGACATTGACATAGACAAG GTTAACAAGCCCTATCTTCCGTTGGCCTCACCAGAATATTCAATTCAAACTGGTGTCACCTCACGATTGTTGCATGCTTTGCTATCCTGCTATGGGAAGCATCTTTCCAAAAGAATTTTATTATTCTATTATGTTTTcatattaaatagaaatactACTAAACTACATTGA
- the LOC133036722 gene encoding uncharacterized protein LOC133036722, with translation MNSNHQMFFIPWNIGMHWTLVVVAPKKIIHLNPLKGRPIPEEIEQMIGRAFMYIGDAHQYLGPWQGIAQANCPRQPKSQECGFYVLKYMTDIVARANPNRYIEDQKAFGGKKQYDPKTEILPLQRKWIEQLMAVIHGDD, from the exons atgaacagcaaccaccaaatgttctttattccttggaatatcgg gatgcattggacgctagtggtggttgcgccaaagaaaattatccatttaaaccctctaaaaggccgcccaattcccgaagaaatagaacaaatgatcggaag ggcattcatgtatataggggacgcacatcagtatcttggcccgtggcaaggaattgcacaagcaaactgtccaagacaacctaaaagccaagaatgcggtttttatgttttgaaatatatgactgacatcgtcgcacgtgccaaccccaaccgttacatagaagatcaaaaagct tttgggggtaagaagcaatacgatccaaaaacagaaattttaccactacagcgaaagtggatcgaacaattgatggcggtgattcacggtgacgattga